A part of Oncorhynchus kisutch isolate 150728-3 linkage group LG2, Okis_V2, whole genome shotgun sequence genomic DNA contains:
- the LOC116356036 gene encoding keratin-associated protein 16-1-like produces the protein MQPFLFSPPVCSPSCFPLLYAALPVSPPVCSPSCFPLLYAALPVFPSCMQPFLFSPPVCSSSCFPLLYAALPVFPSCMQPFLFSPPVCSPSCFPLLYAALPVFPSCMQPFLFSPPVCSPSCFPLLYAALPVFPSCMQPFLFSPPVCSPSCFPLLYAALPVFPSCMQPFLFSPPVCSPSCFPLLYAALPVFPSCMQLFLFSPPVCSPSCFPLLYAALPVFPSCMQPFLFSPPVCSPSCFPLLYAALPVFPSCMQLFLFSPPVCSPSCLPLLYVALPVFPSCMQPFLFSPPVCGPSCFPLLYAALPVFPSCMQPFLFSPPVCSPSCLPLLYAALPVFPSCMQPFLFAPPVCSPSCLPLLYAALPVCPSCMQPFLFAPPVCSPSCLPLLYAALLVCPSCMQLFLFAPPVCSPSCLPLLYAALPVCPSCMQPFLFAPPVCSPSCFPLLYAALPVFPSCMRGATITARWGQGPQPTSPIPGVCPTVCRTRWLLASPEVKPLAVVENVVLLGNNGNQLTSCRLVGLQGLCVQQSIVRVFYPEHDDFLMVAQSLKEKFDIPETADLKFSVDGANIHVQAMLHVSTIGMRIDGGDRDRPVLLPRLPLLPGVPLHLGSPTF, from the exons ATGCAGCCCTTCCTGTTTTCCCCTCCTGTATGCAGCCCTTCCTGTTTTCCCCTCCTGTATGCAGCCCTTCCTGTTTCCCCTCCTGTATGCAGCCCTTCCTGTTTTCCCCTCCTGTATGCAGCCCTTCCTGTTTTCCCCTCCTGTATGCAGCCCTTCCTGTTTTCCCCTCCTGTATGCAGCTCTTCCTGTTTTCCCCTCCTGTATGCAGCCCTTCCTGTTTTCCCCTCCTGTATGCAGCCCTTCCTGTTTTCCCCTCCTGTATGCAGCCCTTCCTGTTTTCCCCTCCTGTATGCAGCCCTTCCTGTTTTCCCCTCCTGTATGCAGCCCTTCCTGTTTTCCCCTCCTGTATGCAGCCCTTCCTGTTTTCCCCTCCTGTATGCAGCCCTTCCTGTTTTCCCCTCCTGTATGCAGCCCTTCCTGTTTTCCCCTCCTGTATGCAGCCCTTCCTGTTTTCCCCTCCTGTATGCAGCCCTTCCTGTTTTCCCCTCCTGTATGCAGCCCTTCCTGTTTTCCCCTCCTGTATGCAGCCCTTCCTGTTTTCCCCTCCTGTATGCAGCTCTTCCTGTTTTCCCCTCCTGTATGCAGCTCTTCCTGTTTTCCCCTCCTGTATGCAGCCCTTCCTGTTTTCCCCTCCTGTATGCAGCCCTTCCTGTTTTCCCCTCCTGTATGCAGCCCTTCCTGTTTTCCCCTCCTGTATGCAGCCCTTCCTGTTTTCCCCTCCTGTATGCAGCCCTTCCTGTTTTCCCCTCCTGTATGCAGCTCTTCCTGTTTTCCCCTCCTGTATGCAGCCCTTCCTGTTTGCCCCTCCTGTATGTAGCCCTTCCTGTTTTCCCCTCCTGTATGCAGCCCTTCCTGTTTTCCCCTCCTGTATGCGGCCCTTCCTGTTTTCCCCTCCTGTATGCGGCCCTTCCTGTTTTCCCCTCCTGTATGCAGCCCTTCCTGTTTTCCCCTCCTGTATGCAGCCCTTCCTGTTTGCCCCTCCTGTATGCAGCCCTTCCTGTTTTCCCCTCCTGTATGCAGCCCTTCCTGTTTGCCCCTCCTGTATGCAGCCCTTCCTGTTTGCCCCTCCTGTATGCAGCCCTTCCTGTTTGCCCCTCCTGTATGCAGCCCTTCCTGTTTGCCCCTCCTGTATGCAGCCCTTCCTGTTTGCCCCTCCTGTATGCAGCTCTTCTTGTTTGCCCCTCCTGTATGCAGCTCTTCTTGTTTGCCCCTCCTGTATGCAGCCCTTCCTGTTTGCCCCTCCTGTATGCAGCCCTTCCTGTTTGCCCCTCCTGTATGCAGCCCTTCCTGTTTGCCCCTCCTGTATGCAGCCCTTCCTGTTTTCCCCTCCTGTATGCAGCCCTTCCTGTTTTCCCCTCCTGTATGCGTGGGGCTACAATAACTGCCAGGTGGGGCCAGGGTCCACAGCCAACCAGCCCAATCCCAGGAGTTTGTCCAACTGTCTGCAGAACAAGGTGGCTGTTAGCGTCACCTGAGGTCAAACCTCTGGCTGTGGTTGAGAATG tTGTGCTGCTGGGcaacaatgggaatcagctgacATCTTGTCGCCTGGTGGGCCTGCAGGGTCTCTGTGTGCAACAG AGCATTGTGCGTGTCTTCTATCCGGAGCATGATGACTTCCTGATGGTGGCCCAGTCTCTAAAGGAGAAGTTTGATATCCCAGAGACGGCCGACCTCAAGTTCAGCGTGGACGGTGCAAACATCCACGTACAGGCCATGCTCCACGTCAG taCCATTGGAATGAGGATTGATGGAGGTGATAGAGATCGACCAGTTCTCCTACCCCGTCTACCGCTCCTTCCTGGAGTTCCTCTACACCTGGGGTCTCCAACCTTTTAA